From a single Pseudomonas triticicola genomic region:
- a CDS encoding CinA family protein — MKETTQLAAELGRRLQVLNAHVTTAESCTGGGIAEAITRIPGSSAWFEAGYVTYSNRQKTRQLDVPGDLFETVGAVSREVVEAMVRGAQQHSLAHFAVAVSGVAGPDGGTPNKPVGTVWLAWGVGDEVYSEVQHFPGNRDEVRRQTVKAALEGLVRLAAREIENQG, encoded by the coding sequence GTGAAAGAGACCACCCAACTGGCCGCAGAACTGGGCCGACGTCTGCAAGTGCTCAATGCCCATGTCACTACCGCCGAGTCCTGCACAGGTGGCGGGATTGCCGAAGCGATCACGCGGATTCCGGGCAGTTCGGCCTGGTTTGAAGCGGGGTACGTGACGTATTCCAACCGGCAGAAGACCCGGCAGCTGGATGTGCCGGGCGATTTGTTCGAGACGGTAGGGGCGGTCAGTCGCGAAGTGGTCGAGGCCATGGTGCGTGGTGCGCAGCAGCACAGCCTGGCGCATTTTGCCGTGGCGGTCAGCGGTGTCGCCGGCCCCGACGGTGGCACGCCGAACAAACCGGTGGGCACGGTGTGGCTGGCCTGGGGTGTTGGCGACGAGGTTTACAGTGAGGTTCAGCACTTCCCCGGCAACCGCGATGAGGTTCGCCGACAAACGGTGAAGGCCGCGCTAGAGGGTCTTGTGCGACTAGCGGCACGAGAAATCGAAAATCAGGGGTAG
- a CDS encoding lysis system i-spanin subunit Rz: MSGSWRVMGLLLLVAGAFAAAWQFQDWRYGRQLAEQARLNAETQNQLTQAAANAQQAEQDKRLALEQRLAASEQTHYRALSDAQRDQDRLRDRLATADVRLSVLLDAGDVAHGCAVPATAGTGGVDSAAVRARLDPAHAQRIIAITDTGDRGLIALQACQAYVRALAPEHLE; encoded by the coding sequence ATGTCCGGCTCCTGGCGGGTGATGGGTCTGTTGCTGCTGGTGGCCGGGGCGTTTGCAGCGGCATGGCAGTTTCAGGACTGGCGCTACGGTCGGCAATTGGCCGAGCAGGCGCGGTTAAACGCCGAAACGCAAAATCAACTGACACAAGCTGCCGCGAACGCACAACAGGCCGAGCAGGATAAACGCCTGGCGCTGGAGCAACGGCTCGCGGCGAGTGAACAAACCCATTACCGAGCGCTGAGCGATGCCCAACGTGATCAGGATCGCCTGCGCGATCGCCTTGCTACTGCCGATGTGCGGCTGTCGGTCCTTCTCGACGCCGGCGACGTTGCCCACGGCTGTGCGGTGCCAGCCACCGCCGGCACCGGCGGCGTGGATTCTGCAGCCGTACGCGCCCGACTTGACCCGGCGCATGCTCAACGAATTATCGCCATCACCGACACCGGCGACCGTGGATTGATTGCCTTGCAGGCCTGTCAGGCCTATGTCAGAGCGCTGGCGCCCGAACATCTTGAATGA
- a CDS encoding glycoside hydrolase family 19 protein: MQLTEKHLVDIMPNARSQAGVFVSPLNIAMARQRIDTPKRVAAFLAQVGHESGQLRYVRELGNNQYLSKYDTGTLALRLGNTPEADGDGQKYRGRGLIQITGRANYRQCSLGLFGDERLLSLPELLEQPQWAAESAAWFWAQKGLNELADADQFNTITRRINGGLNGLQDRLEIWARARAVLCPAPGG, encoded by the coding sequence ATGCAATTAACTGAAAAACACCTTGTCGACATCATGCCCAACGCCCGCTCCCAAGCGGGCGTTTTTGTTTCGCCGCTCAATATCGCCATGGCCAGGCAGCGCATCGATACGCCGAAACGTGTTGCTGCGTTTCTGGCACAGGTCGGTCACGAGTCGGGCCAATTGCGTTACGTGCGCGAACTGGGCAACAACCAGTACCTGAGCAAATACGATACCGGCACCCTGGCGCTGCGTTTGGGCAATACGCCGGAGGCGGATGGCGACGGGCAAAAGTACCGAGGACGCGGGCTGATACAAATCACCGGTCGCGCCAACTATCGCCAATGCAGCCTCGGCTTGTTTGGTGATGAGCGGCTCTTGTCGTTGCCCGAATTGCTCGAGCAACCGCAATGGGCGGCCGAGTCGGCGGCGTGGTTCTGGGCGCAGAAGGGCTTGAATGAACTGGCCGACGCGGATCAGTTCAACACCATCACCCGCCGGATCAACGGCGGGTTGAATGGCTTGCAGGATCGACTCGAGATTTGGGCACGGGCGAGGGCGGTGCTATGTCCGGCTCCTGGCGGGTGA
- a CDS encoding phage tail assembly chaperone, protein MNTFNVLFSATTRGVYVPGINSTDIPDDVIEIPQGYWISLLQQLAVSAKMIGVRADNGYPILVDPPPPSAEEVEDIERLWRNAQLAATDGMVARDRDELEDGGGTTLTTGQYAELQAYRRELRDWPQGSSFPFSEHRPLAPRWLVATS, encoded by the coding sequence ATGAACACCTTCAACGTTTTATTCAGCGCCACCACCCGAGGTGTTTACGTACCCGGCATCAACTCGACGGACATCCCCGACGACGTCATCGAAATTCCTCAGGGCTACTGGATCTCGCTGCTGCAGCAACTGGCGGTGAGTGCGAAAATGATTGGGGTGCGTGCGGACAATGGCTACCCGATTCTGGTAGATCCACCGCCACCCTCGGCAGAAGAAGTCGAGGACATTGAACGTCTATGGCGCAATGCGCAATTGGCAGCCACCGATGGCATGGTTGCACGCGATCGCGATGAATTGGAGGATGGCGGTGGCACGACGCTGACCACTGGACAATATGCCGAACTGCAAGCCTATCGACGTGAATTGCGCGATTGGCCGCAAGGGTCTTCCTTTCCCTTCAGCGAGCATCGCCCGCTGGCACCGCGCTGGTTGGTAGCGACGTCCTGA
- a CDS encoding gp53-like domain-containing protein has translation MDYPKSVPSAGLVDGSFVDEDPLNGRPGSLIPASWGNGVTQEILSVVQAGGLTPSEASNTQMLGALRSAQLFRTAAPFDISRSAATCEYVQRALGNYAGARDILATTQLTLADLGWSLGLGGNSPYTVTLPDIDKAPMGAAIAFHCRSNAPVTIAHPGAAKISPQGVLLNSIVINSGESATIVRESGAWAVHGTASLKYASLFSGLTSAQGYQKHASGNIDQWGSGLSNAAGLVYVTFPISFPRAYFSLVATHAGGDTAMIVLNAANQQGCTLKIRDANAQLAANCTVNYFVKGY, from the coding sequence ATGGATTACCCAAAAAGCGTCCCCAGCGCAGGGTTGGTGGATGGTAGCTTTGTTGATGAAGACCCGCTGAACGGCAGACCGGGATCGCTGATTCCGGCGAGTTGGGGCAATGGTGTCACCCAGGAAATCCTGAGTGTCGTTCAAGCCGGCGGGCTGACGCCGAGTGAAGCGTCCAACACGCAAATGCTGGGCGCACTGCGCAGCGCTCAGCTTTTCAGGACCGCCGCACCTTTCGATATCAGCCGTTCGGCGGCGACTTGCGAGTATGTTCAGCGGGCTCTTGGCAACTACGCGGGGGCGCGTGACATCCTTGCCACTACGCAACTAACTCTCGCTGACCTGGGCTGGTCGTTAGGTCTGGGTGGTAACTCGCCTTACACCGTGACCCTGCCGGACATCGACAAGGCTCCAATGGGCGCCGCCATTGCATTTCACTGCCGCAGCAATGCTCCGGTCACGATTGCTCACCCGGGCGCCGCCAAGATAAGCCCGCAGGGCGTCTTGTTGAATTCGATAGTGATCAACAGTGGCGAGAGCGCCACCATCGTCAGGGAAAGTGGAGCCTGGGCGGTACACGGGACGGCGAGTCTGAAATATGCCTCGCTTTTTTCCGGATTGACGAGTGCCCAGGGATATCAAAAACACGCCAGCGGCAATATCGATCAATGGGGCTCAGGTCTGTCGAATGCTGCGGGACTGGTCTACGTGACATTTCCAATCTCGTTTCCGAGGGCCTATTTCTCGCTCGTGGCCACACATGCGGGAGGCGATACCGCAATGATCGTGCTGAATGCCGCCAACCAGCAGGGCTGCACCTTGAAAATTCGCGATGCGAATGCGCAGTTGGCTGCCAATTGCACCGTCAACTATTTTGTAAAGGGCTATTGA
- a CDS encoding phage tail assembly chaperone produces the protein MAIYARVENGVVVERIDAGEYAICELFAPSFVETMVRVLEGQEVEIGAPISGLPTVAEELPAQQSRVVAQAPIVTEEEPAAALVWRQASLATTEWLVTRHRDEQDLGRGTSLKPTQYLELLEYRQALRDWPDSALFPALNARPLAPAWLAIKTGEQ, from the coding sequence ATGGCCATTTATGCACGGGTCGAGAACGGCGTGGTCGTCGAACGGATCGACGCCGGTGAGTACGCCATCTGCGAGCTGTTTGCTCCATCCTTCGTCGAGACGATGGTTCGCGTGCTGGAGGGTCAAGAGGTCGAGATCGGTGCGCCGATCAGCGGGCTTCCGACAGTCGCCGAAGAACTGCCTGCACAGCAGAGCCGTGTGGTAGCTCAGGCTCCCATTGTTACGGAAGAGGAACCTGCGGCCGCGCTTGTCTGGCGCCAAGCCTCTCTGGCCACGACCGAATGGTTAGTCACGCGGCATCGCGATGAACAGGATCTGGGACGCGGCACATCGCTCAAGCCCACGCAGTATCTGGAACTGCTTGAGTACCGACAGGCATTGCGCGACTGGCCTGACTCAGCGCTTTTCCCGGCGTTGAATGCCCGCCCTCTGGCACCCGCATGGCTCGCTATCAAAACAGGAGAACAGTAA
- a CDS encoding phage tail protein, translating into MIVIQELHQCDGELRLPQPSAAHEWDGQNWVFNADRQIALDLQEAERLCAKVDAAADNARNALAGDPLKAMEYAQAAADAQAFSDAGYPKKEVPLSVAAWVAKGRTAKQAAEQILAKAEQLTDHLLTLRTLRLKAKAQIRAQAGKGKIDLARSAADEALIAIGELASGLPS; encoded by the coding sequence ATGATCGTTATTCAGGAGCTTCATCAGTGCGACGGTGAGTTGCGCCTGCCGCAACCGTCGGCTGCGCACGAGTGGGATGGGCAGAACTGGGTTTTCAATGCAGACAGGCAGATTGCACTGGATCTGCAGGAAGCCGAACGCCTTTGCGCCAAAGTTGACGCCGCCGCCGACAACGCTCGCAACGCACTGGCTGGTGATCCACTCAAGGCCATGGAGTACGCACAGGCAGCCGCAGACGCTCAGGCTTTCAGCGACGCCGGATACCCGAAAAAGGAAGTGCCACTTTCAGTCGCAGCGTGGGTCGCGAAAGGCCGCACGGCCAAACAGGCGGCGGAGCAGATTCTCGCCAAAGCCGAACAGCTGACTGACCATTTGCTCACTCTGCGCACTTTGCGCCTGAAGGCCAAAGCACAGATCCGCGCGCAGGCGGGCAAGGGCAAGATCGACCTGGCGCGCAGCGCGGCCGATGAAGCCTTGATTGCCATTGGCGAACTTGCCAGCGGTCTACCCAGCTAA
- a CDS encoding phage tail protein encodes MDYPKSVPSAGLVNGKFVDENPLMGTPGSLIPADWGNGVTQEILNVIKAADLTPDEKKYDQLLQAIQSVTAKGWNQDLALPLAALPLPTVATADARLPVSPAAASTSGGRVSIAAGTFISLGQEVVAGQLGRSRTFVTAAWSSADLLPSSHYFLRAQVIAGVLTFYTQRGGIHDVVPDSLKGTVNGAAGGGFQSTPLDMCLAWVITGAPGSVPVVRTIYNRARLTWTQTVNGTGAIFLPLDPHARAARLVAGNPTPSSTAVTSVAFPSTGWAGGNYCFLSPILTGSSNNPGGWNPATVSPCVLFTNNIVNDVTVSTLAASFDHANLRSLWQCYQAEHNLGQSNADSDELLLSMGIKNHPITDYSVGIAINFSDAVNVQFSWELIR; translated from the coding sequence ATGGATTATCCGAAGAGTGTGCCCAGTGCCGGGCTGGTGAATGGGAAGTTTGTTGATGAGAACCCGTTGATGGGGACGCCGGGGTCGTTGATCCCGGCGGACTGGGGTAACGGAGTTACGCAGGAAATTCTCAACGTGATCAAGGCGGCGGACCTGACGCCGGACGAGAAGAAATACGATCAGTTGTTGCAAGCGATCCAATCGGTGACGGCCAAGGGCTGGAACCAGGATCTGGCGCTGCCGTTGGCTGCTTTGCCTTTACCTACAGTTGCCACCGCCGATGCACGTCTGCCGGTCAGTCCGGCTGCGGCCTCAACCAGTGGCGGCCGGGTTTCGATCGCAGCGGGAACCTTTATCAGTCTCGGCCAGGAAGTAGTGGCCGGCCAACTCGGACGCTCGCGCACCTTTGTGACGGCGGCGTGGAGCAGTGCGGACCTGCTGCCCAGCAGCCATTACTTTCTGCGAGCGCAAGTTATCGCTGGGGTACTCACGTTCTACACACAACGCGGTGGCATTCATGACGTCGTACCTGACTCACTGAAAGGTACCGTCAACGGCGCTGCCGGCGGGGGTTTTCAGTCCACGCCACTGGATATGTGTCTGGCGTGGGTGATAACCGGAGCACCCGGCTCGGTGCCGGTTGTGCGGACCATTTACAACCGCGCTCGTTTGACCTGGACGCAAACGGTGAATGGCACAGGGGCGATATTTTTACCGCTCGACCCCCACGCGCGTGCGGCACGACTAGTCGCCGGTAACCCAACGCCATCGTCCACGGCGGTCACCTCAGTCGCCTTTCCGTCCACCGGGTGGGCAGGGGGCAACTACTGCTTCCTGTCGCCGATCCTGACAGGCAGTTCGAACAACCCGGGAGGGTGGAACCCGGCAACGGTTTCACCGTGCGTACTGTTCACCAACAACATCGTCAATGACGTCACGGTTTCGACGTTGGCGGCCAGCTTCGACCACGCCAATTTGCGCTCACTGTGGCAGTGCTATCAGGCCGAACACAACCTGGGCCAATCGAATGCCGACAGCGATGAGCTATTGCTGAGCATGGGCATCAAAAACCATCCAATCACTGATTACAGTGTGGGCATTGCCATCAACTTTTCCGACGCGGTGAACGTGCAATTCTCGTGGGAGCTTATTCGATGA
- a CDS encoding YmfQ family protein, whose amino-acid sequence MGGIRTVAQYQAQLRALLPSGPAWDPERVPELEEVLQGVAIELARLDARAADLLNEMDPAGVSELVPDWERVMNLPDPCLGTTPLFDDRRLAVRRRLLAVGSQAVGYYLDIAKSQGYPNASITEHEAPRMGRARFGSAHWGTWEAQFMWTLNTGGRLLLGRRYGASYWGERFGVNPGSALECLIHRSAPAHTKVHINYD is encoded by the coding sequence ATGGGGGGCATAAGAACCGTCGCGCAATACCAGGCGCAGTTGCGCGCCTTGCTGCCCAGTGGCCCGGCATGGGATCCGGAGCGGGTGCCCGAGCTTGAGGAAGTGCTGCAAGGTGTTGCCATCGAACTGGCCCGTCTGGATGCGCGCGCCGCCGACCTGCTCAACGAGATGGACCCGGCCGGCGTCAGCGAACTGGTGCCGGACTGGGAGCGGGTGATGAACCTGCCCGACCCGTGCCTGGGCACCACGCCGCTGTTCGACGACCGCCGCCTCGCCGTACGCCGCCGCCTGCTCGCGGTCGGCAGCCAGGCTGTCGGCTACTACCTCGACATCGCCAAAAGCCAGGGCTACCCCAACGCCAGCATCACCGAACACGAAGCCCCGCGTATGGGCCGTGCCCGTTTCGGTTCGGCGCATTGGGGCACCTGGGAAGCGCAGTTCATGTGGACGCTCAACACCGGCGGCCGATTGCTGCTTGGCCGGCGTTACGGCGCTAGCTATTGGGGAGAGCGCTTCGGCGTCAACCCGGGTTCGGCGCTGGAATGCCTGATCCACCGCAGCGCGCCGGCGCATACCAAGGTGCACATCAATTATGACTAG
- a CDS encoding baseplate J/gp47 family protein: protein MPFETPSLPVLIKRTQSDLAGDSLRQSDAQVLARTLGGAAYGLYGYLDWIAEQILPDKADESTLERIAALRLNQPRKAAQVATGSVSFTATPGAVLDVDTLLQASDGRTYKVTTARTTVNGSNSTTIAALEAGSLGNADAGLALTPVQPIAGIVGNSFMVLAPGLSGGVARESLESLRSRVIRSYRVIPHGGAASDYETWALEVPGVTRAWCRGGLLGPGTVTVFIMRDDDPQPVPNDEQLAEVQEYIEPLRPVTAEVHVQRPIQVPVVYRFKSVNPDTTAVRAAVEAQLRDLHNREADLGVPLLISHIREAISSAGGEYDHTLTAPAADVPAGQSELLTFGGCVWGA, encoded by the coding sequence ATGCCGTTTGAAACCCCTTCGCTGCCGGTGCTGATCAAGCGCACCCAAAGCGACCTGGCCGGCGATTCGCTGCGCCAGTCCGATGCGCAAGTGCTCGCCCGCACCCTCGGCGGCGCCGCTTATGGCCTGTACGGTTATCTCGACTGGATTGCCGAGCAGATCCTGCCCGACAAAGCCGATGAGTCAACCTTGGAACGCATCGCCGCGCTGCGCCTGAATCAGCCGCGCAAAGCCGCGCAAGTGGCCACCGGCAGCGTCAGTTTTACCGCCACTCCCGGTGCGGTGCTCGACGTCGACACGCTGCTGCAAGCGAGCGATGGCCGCACCTACAAAGTCACGACCGCGCGCACCACGGTCAATGGCAGCAACAGCACCACGATTGCGGCGCTGGAGGCCGGCAGCCTCGGCAACGCTGACGCCGGTCTGGCGCTGACCCCGGTGCAACCGATTGCCGGCATTGTCGGCAACAGCTTTATGGTGCTGGCGCCAGGCCTCAGCGGTGGCGTGGCGCGGGAAAGCCTCGAGTCGCTGCGCTCGCGGGTGATTCGTTCCTACCGCGTGATTCCCCACGGCGGCGCGGCCAGCGACTACGAAACCTGGGCACTGGAAGTGCCGGGCGTGACCCGTGCGTGGTGCCGTGGTGGCTTGCTCGGCCCGGGCACGGTGACTGTGTTCATCATGCGCGACGACGATCCGCAACCGGTGCCGAACGATGAGCAGCTGGCGGAGGTTCAGGAGTACATCGAACCGCTGCGTCCGGTGACCGCGGAAGTGCACGTGCAGCGGCCGATTCAGGTGCCGGTGGTGTACCGCTTCAAGAGCGTCAATCCGGACACCACCGCCGTGCGCGCCGCCGTTGAAGCGCAGCTGCGCGATCTGCACAACCGCGAGGCTGACCTCGGCGTGCCGTTGCTGATCAGCCATATCCGCGAAGCGATCAGCAGCGCCGGCGGCGAATACGATCACACGCTCACTGCTCCAGCCGCTGACGTGCCGGCCGGGCAGAGCGAACTGCTGACCTTCGGAGGCTGCGTATGGGGGGCATAA
- a CDS encoding phage GP46 family protein: MFISQNLHAALTRAVLISLFTWRRAADDDALDDEERFGWWGDSFPTVADDRIGSRLWLLRRVKLTRQTQMDAEFYAREALQWLLDDGHCSAIDILSERLDAQRLNLRTVLTLADGERLDINPDNSWQVIYAV; the protein is encoded by the coding sequence ATGTTCATCAGCCAGAACCTCCACGCCGCGCTGACCCGCGCGGTGCTGATCAGCCTGTTCACCTGGCGTCGCGCCGCCGATGACGACGCCCTCGATGACGAAGAACGCTTCGGCTGGTGGGGCGACAGTTTTCCCACGGTTGCCGACGATCGAATCGGCTCGCGGCTGTGGCTGCTGCGCCGGGTCAAGCTGACCCGGCAGACGCAAATGGACGCCGAGTTCTATGCCCGCGAAGCCCTGCAATGGCTGCTCGACGACGGCCACTGCAGCGCCATCGACATCCTCAGCGAACGCCTCGACGCCCAGCGCCTGAACCTGCGCACGGTCCTGACCCTGGCCGACGGTGAACGTCTGGACATCAACCCCGATAACAGTTGGCAGGTGATCTATGCCGTTTGA
- a CDS encoding phage baseplate assembly protein V, with the protein MSLLTRLLARGTVVLANSASKLQSLQMRLTAGEINDDLEHFEPYGFTSHPLAGAEGVVTFIGGDRSHAIALVIADRRYRLQALAAGEVAIYTDEGDRIHFKRGRIIDIETATLNIRASSAVNFDTPVINQTGKIVSTGDQLAGGISQIKHVHVGVQAGNGQTGAPAGGQ; encoded by the coding sequence ATGAGCCTACTGACACGCCTGCTGGCGCGCGGCACTGTCGTGCTCGCCAATTCGGCTTCGAAACTGCAATCGCTGCAAATGCGCCTCACCGCCGGTGAAATCAACGACGACCTCGAACACTTCGAACCCTATGGTTTCACCAGCCATCCGCTCGCCGGTGCTGAAGGGGTCGTCACCTTCATTGGCGGCGACCGTTCCCATGCCATCGCCCTGGTCATCGCCGACCGCCGCTATCGCCTGCAAGCACTCGCTGCTGGTGAAGTGGCGATCTATACCGACGAGGGCGACAGGATTCACTTCAAGCGCGGGCGGATCATCGACATCGAAACCGCCACGCTGAACATCCGCGCCAGCAGCGCGGTGAACTTCGACACACCGGTGATCAACCAGACCGGCAAGATCGTCTCCACCGGTGATCAACTGGCCGGCGGCATCAGCCAGATCAAACACGTGCATGTTGGCGTCCAGGCTGGCAACGGTCAGACCGGCGCGCCGGCAGGAGGCCAGTGA
- a CDS encoding phage baseplate assembly protein, translating into MNEMDNHVTLTVNNMEYGGWKSVEITADLERQFRTFKLDITWQWPGQTVDQRIKPGDPCEVKIGKDLVLTGYVFKAPIRYDGRQISLTIEGSSKTQDLVDCAARNLPSQWQQQPLLTIVRDLASEYGLSVVNEISETTRLTKHTIVPGETAFQSIDRLLSLLRVFSTDNELGQLVLAKPGSGGRASDALELGKNILSASAPMDFSQVFSEYRVIGQQKGSDAKSGAAVSEVESTAADLSFKRRRTTVINEGTQLSFELAQQRAQWESATRMGRAQTTTYQVQGWRQSNGDLWRHNTLVKVKDPVLDFDGDMLISKVTYSLSAQGSVTTLQVAPPHTFDPDPAPPKKT; encoded by the coding sequence ATGAACGAGATGGACAATCACGTCACGCTGACAGTCAACAACATGGAATACGGCGGCTGGAAAAGCGTCGAAATCACCGCCGATCTTGAGCGCCAGTTCCGCACCTTCAAGCTCGACATTACATGGCAGTGGCCCGGTCAGACCGTGGATCAAAGGATCAAACCCGGCGACCCCTGCGAGGTAAAAATCGGCAAGGACCTGGTGCTCACCGGTTACGTGTTCAAGGCGCCGATCCGCTATGACGGGCGGCAGATCAGCCTGACCATCGAAGGCAGTTCCAAGACACAGGATCTGGTCGATTGCGCCGCTCGCAACCTGCCCAGCCAATGGCAGCAACAACCCTTGCTGACTATCGTCCGCGATCTGGCGAGCGAATATGGGCTGTCAGTGGTCAACGAAATCAGCGAAACCACACGCCTGACCAAACACACCATCGTGCCGGGTGAAACGGCATTCCAGTCGATCGACCGATTGCTCTCGCTGCTGCGGGTGTTTTCCACCGACAACGAGCTGGGCCAGTTGGTGCTGGCCAAACCCGGCAGCGGCGGCCGCGCCAGCGATGCGCTGGAGCTGGGCAAGAACATCCTGTCGGCCAGTGCGCCGATGGATTTCAGCCAGGTGTTCTCCGAGTACCGGGTGATCGGCCAGCAGAAAGGCTCGGATGCGAAGAGCGGCGCGGCGGTCAGCGAAGTCGAGTCGACGGCGGCCGATCTGAGTTTCAAACGGCGGCGCACCACGGTGATCAATGAAGGCACGCAACTGAGCTTTGAGTTGGCGCAGCAGCGTGCCCAATGGGAAAGCGCGACCCGCATGGGCCGCGCGCAGACCACCACCTATCAGGTGCAGGGCTGGCGGCAGAGCAATGGCGATTTGTGGCGCCATAACACGCTGGTCAAGGTCAAGGATCCGGTGCTGGATTTCGATGGCGACATGCTGATTTCCAAGGTCACTTATTCGCTGTCGGCGCAGGGATCGGTGACCACCTTGCAAGTGGCGCCGCCGCATACCTTTGATCCTGATCCGGCGCCCCCGAAAAAAACCTGA
- a CDS encoding DNA circularization protein, translated as MNWRDRLLPASFRGVGFWIDQAKTPVGRKGQLHEYPQRDLPFFEDLGQQAKTHDLTAFIIGPDCLEQRDKLLKALEQGRGELVHPWLGRLQVKVGECDMTHTRQDGGLVTFALKFYPDQPLPFPIATISTQKVLLAKADGLLGSAVARFEQAMTLIKAARIGITNLRNSLTGVYDVIKEQLKPLIEQYRQITELVKAVKELPKEVAAEFKGLLGDIKELKAFAKEGYRGVIADVSQQLEAIRKADAPKITTGKDTNAAAQAMADLVQDTLLVKVAQWVASMPIATTPVKLASTPSVAQQSTSPVSRQEVPVSDDMQALRAAVTAAIDPMLAKAGPAHFQAINDVKEALVAHLKAVASSGVRQVSKSFQESFPAVVVAYEQFGDATRVEEVTQRNAITHPGFSPNDVKVSRE; from the coding sequence ATGAACTGGCGTGACCGTTTGTTGCCGGCATCCTTTCGCGGTGTCGGCTTCTGGATCGACCAGGCGAAAACCCCGGTCGGTCGCAAAGGGCAGTTGCACGAATACCCTCAGCGCGACCTGCCGTTTTTCGAGGACCTCGGCCAGCAGGCCAAGACCCACGATCTGACCGCGTTCATCATCGGCCCTGATTGCCTGGAACAGCGCGACAAGCTGCTCAAGGCGCTGGAGCAGGGCCGTGGCGAACTGGTGCATCCGTGGCTCGGACGCCTGCAGGTCAAGGTCGGCGAATGTGACATGACCCACACCCGCCAGGACGGCGGGCTGGTGACGTTCGCATTGAAGTTCTATCCCGATCAGCCTTTGCCGTTTCCGATAGCCACGATCAGCACGCAGAAAGTGCTGCTGGCCAAAGCCGACGGTCTGCTGGGTTCGGCGGTAGCGCGTTTCGAACAGGCGATGACGCTGATCAAGGCTGCGCGGATCGGCATCACCAACCTGCGCAACAGCCTTACCGGCGTCTATGACGTGATCAAGGAGCAACTGAAACCTTTGATCGAGCAGTACCGCCAGATCACTGAACTGGTCAAAGCCGTGAAGGAGCTGCCCAAGGAAGTAGCGGCGGAATTCAAGGGTTTGCTCGGCGATATCAAGGAGCTGAAAGCGTTCGCCAAGGAAGGCTACCGGGGCGTGATTGCCGATGTGTCGCAGCAACTTGAAGCGATTCGCAAGGCTGATGCGCCGAAGATCACCACCGGCAAGGACACCAATGCCGCAGCGCAGGCGATGGCCGATCTGGTGCAGGACACGCTGCTGGTCAAAGTCGCGCAGTGGGTGGCGTCAATGCCGATCGCGACAACGCCGGTGAAGCTGGCGTCGACGCCGTCGGTGGCTCAACAGTCGACGTCGCCAGTGAGTCGTCAGGAAGTCCCCGTCAGCGATGACATGCAAGCCCTGCGCGCTGCGGTTACTGCCGCCATTGATCCAATGCTGGCGAAAGCCGGGCCTGCGCACTTCCAGGCGATCAACGATGTAAAGGAAGCGCTCGTGGCTCATCTCAAAGCGGTGGCGTCCTCCGGCGTGCGTCAAGTCAGCAAATCGTTTCAGGAAAGCTTTCCGGCAGTGGTCGTGGCCTACGAGCAGTTTGGCGACGCCACGCGGGTCGAAGAAGTGACTCAGCGCAACGCGATTACCCATCCCGGTTTCTCGCCCAACGATGTGAAAGTCTCGCGGGAGTGA
- a CDS encoding phage tail assembly protein, whose translation MSGAVKLQVAIEAHGEPLTELVLRRPTVQEVRAIKALPYKIDKSEEVSLDMDVAAKYIAVCAGIPPSSVNQLDLADLNALSWAVASFFMSAASAPSPT comes from the coding sequence ATGAGCGGCGCCGTGAAGCTTCAAGTAGCAATCGAAGCCCACGGCGAGCCTCTGACCGAACTCGTTCTGCGCCGTCCGACGGTGCAGGAAGTGCGAGCGATCAAGGCGCTGCCGTACAAGATCGACAAGAGCGAAGAAGTCAGCCTCGACATGGACGTGGCGGCCAAATACATCGCCGTGTGCGCAGGCATCCCGCCGTCGTCGGTCAACCAGCTCGATCTGGCTGACCTCAACGCGCTGAGCTGGGCCGTCGCGAGTTTTTTCATGAGTGCGGCGTCGGCGCCATCACCGACCTGA